The genomic window AGCACAGCTCAAGCTTATACACAAGCTTGAATAGCATGCATTAAGACAATAAAGTTTCCCACTGCTATAGATAACTCCGTAATAGCTTTAAGAGAGGGGAAATGAGGCCGCAATGTCCTTAATAAAGCTTCTTCTAAGATGGCTACCTTTCCCATCGCCAGGGATAAAGGCACATTCTTCACTCTCCTACTAGCTCGGTTGCCAATAGGGAGCAACAACCAACATGCAGCGAATCTACCTGCAGTGGGTTAACCGAGACAATACAGACGTTACAGCTAGGTACCGGAGAGGAAGGTGACTATCTACTTCTCCGCACCCCTTGTCGTTCTATGTGTATTCTAGAAGTCTAGACTAACGTTCTGGAAGTTTGGGCCGACACTCCGATAGTCCTCGCTCTGCATCACTAAACCTAATCCACAACTTCAAATATCTGCTGTAAGATTCTAAGTTTATACTCTGAAGATCAAATGTAAACTTCCTCTTGAATATGGGTTTCCATCATGAAATGTTAGCTATAGCTACCCATAGAGTGCAAACCTTCAGGCTCAAACGCGAGATCAACATTAATGTAAGAATTTGAAGTAGACTTCAAAAAGGCGCAAGTGCTTCGTTCATGAGTGCCGAAATTTATGGCAGGGGTTCAGGGTTGTCACGCGTGCGCGTGCGAAATCATTCTGTTGTGCCGTTGGGGATGCCGATGCCTCAATTGTCGAAAAGCAAAGGTAAACCATGCATTAATCATGCCATAGAGCTGCTGTTTAACGGTATCTCGGGCCGCTGTCAATAAAAAGTTCGTCAACTTGAGATATAAAAGAGTCGAGTCCTCTGCGTCTTTCCTACCTGTTCTatcactctcatcatccacTCATCCATTTATCCACAACTATCAACTATCACTCACAGCTTCGACACTTGTGTCCTCCACAAGTAAGCTGACCTTATTCGCATCGTTAGCAAGCCTAGTAATAGCTGATCGAACCCTCTAGTCAAAATGAAGTTCTCTCTCCCAGCCGTGGTCTTTGGCCTCTCCCTGCTCGGTGCTGGCGATGCCGCCAAAATCGAGGTCAGGACCACAACTGGACCCGGCCTCATCCCCGTTTCCTCAACCGCCTAcattggcgatgatggcatcaccTACCCTTTGGGTGGCGGCTTCTCCGATGGTTGCAGAAAGACTAGCTACAATTGGATCAAGGAGATTTGTATCGATGACAAGAAGGCCAGAGCGCACATTATCTATTCCGGCGGCACCAAGAAGTGCTTCAAGCGAACCCGCTCAGCTTCTCACCTttgcggtggtggtgaaggctGCCACAATGGCGTTTGCAACAGGTGCTGGGAGTACGATTACACCGTGGTCAAGTGCACCTGGTGAGGTTTGAGGGAGGTCGGCGCAACTACCCTTCACTAGGAGCTCTCCTGCACTCACTGGGGGCTTCCGAAGAAACACATTATTTCCTGTCTTTACACCATATTTTCTTATTTCGCGTCAGCTTTCTTAATTAACTATAATTAACATGTCCGTCTTTCCACACCATAACTAGTTCCATGACCCTAGGTTATAGACGCAATGGCGAATGCAGAAGCCTCAGCTCACACATGTGTTGAGTTTAATTCAATCCACTTGAAAGCTCACTGAATTCACCAACACCCGCAAGGTCATCTAGACGCCTCTTAAACCCAACCATATTGTATTGGGTTAGATAGCTTCATTGACGTTAAGCACTTATAGAAGTCAAAACTTGACACTCATGAGTAACCAAGTCACAGTTTCTTTCGTTTATTCTTTTTCTAGTATTCATGAAACGCACTAGATATACTCCCTCGTCTATTCATTAAGTGGGATAGTCAAGCTGGGTCCGAGCAGCACCCATCCGAAGCCCTTCCATCGCTAACCGCCTTTTCATCTACATACCCTCAAACGCTCCCGATTCCAGGCTCAGCTTCACGCTCCCAAAGCAGCCAGTTCTAGCTTAACCAAGCCCTCCTTCATTGCCTTTGTAATCCCTTCAATGTTCTCAAAAGAAAACAGGTTAAAGTGATGTCCCTCCACATCAATAATATCCGCAAACATGTCCTTCTCGTAGGCGTCCCACCCGAGGTTCCGCTCCTCACGGCTCAGATCCACGAGGCTGACCCCATCTCCGTCCATCGGCACCGTCTCCTTAGCCCGGACCAGCATGATGCGTGGCCGCTGTCCGGCCTCCCAGACGGGAGGGGTCCAGTCGGTGATCATCCGCCGGGCATCGGCCATGGCGCGGTCGGCCAAGATCTGGTTCTTTGACTTGCCCTCTTCCTTGGAATCATCTttggtgatcttggcggccttggaCCGCGCGACGGGGAAGATAGTGTCAACCATGAGGATCCCAATGACTTGGACTCCGCTGCCGTCTTGCTCAAGCTGCTTCGCCATCTCAAGACTCAAGTGTCCTCCAAAGCTCCACCCACCAAGGATGACTTTTACTTTTCCCTCTGCGTTACGTCGCTTGGGAAACTCGGGGCTCTTGACGGCTTCCTTGACGAAACCGCAGTACAGACGAGCCAGGTCAGAGAGGCCACCCTCAAAGGGCTCTCCGCTGCGAAAGTTGGGGTTGTGGATGCCGTACACGGGTCGGGATAGTGAGTTTAGGCAGTGGTAGGCAAAGGTTGTGCCGCCGCCATCGTGCATGAGGATGGCTGGGATGGAATGGCCGCTGGCGCCGGGACTAAGCCAGTCCTCTGGCTGGATGAGCTCTGGGTTTGAGTCCATGGCCTGAGGTGTAGAGTGAGTTGTGGCGATGCTTGGCTTGGGATGAATCGTTCAACTAGGGGATAATGTGAGTTTAGCAAGGGCACTTGAGCAGCTCGTAATGGGCAGATGTACCAAGAGCAAACGACTCGGGTTGCCAACAGGCAATAATTCGCTCAATGGCGAGATCCAATCAGGAATGCAAACCAAGACCACAGAATAGGAGAGGGGCAAACAAGACAGCAGCTGGTTAAACAGAAAGAGACGGTTGGGTATATTGATTGTGGTATCGCTCAGTGAGATGCATCCATGTCGCGCGGCGCAATTCGCGTTGAGGCAAGTATCGGCGGTGAAACGTGGGTCCCACCGGCGCCTTACGGACCCAATGTTCGGAGGCCGGCCGGCGACACGGCATCATCACGGAAAACAGAGGTTCAGTACGTTTGAcatatttatttattttaatgTTACATGGGAATCATATCCCGCTACCAGGTAATTTTGGGTTTCTGTTTGGGCTTGCCCTCGGGCTTTGTCGTTGGCCAAGCCTTGGACTCTGTTGTTGATCGAGTCTCGGACTCTGTCGTAGGCTGAGCCTTGGTCTCTGTCCATGATCGAGCCTTGGACTCTGTCCTTGGTCGAGCTTCGGACTCTGTCGTTGATCGAGCCTTGGACTCTAACATTGATAGAGCCTCGACATTGCCCAGGCTGGCAAAGTCCGTCTCCGTGACCTTAGGATCCGCCAGATATCCCTGCAGCTTCCAAAGCAGCAGATGGAGGTTCCTCATAGCCCGGGATTTCCAAGGCTTTAACACCAAGACCTCCCGGCCTCGGAAGAGCTCGGCCTCTTCTCTTAGCCTCTTCAACTCTTTCTCGCCCAGCAGCCACAGCAGGTCATGAACCGGCACCTTTTCGGCGCCAAATTTGGGATCACCGTCCATGGTCTGGTAGACTGACCTTTTGCCCTGCCACCTCTTGGGAAGCCATAGTACGCATCCGCCCCTGTAAAGCATATCGGTGTCTTCCCAGCCCTCGCAAGGGTGAATGAATTTGTAAACTGGGGGCTCGCTGCTCTGAGCACGCAGGATGAGAGTGTTGGTGGCCTCTCGTCTCATCATTTGGAGGAGTACGTGGTCCATGCCCTCCCGCCATATTCTCCGCTCCCCTTTTGCGAGCATAGCCATTCCGTGACGGGAAGAAGTCAGGTTGGATAAGTATTTGTGATTTTTGCCGGGCGTGCTCAGGATCTCGATAGCCCTCTTCCGAGCGAGGACGTAAACCGTCAATGGCGctcgtcgaggtcgtcgtTCCTGAGATGATGTATCCTCGACAGCGGCAGACTCTGATGTACCCTCGACAGCGGTAGACTCTGATGTACCCTCGACAGTGTCGGACTCTGTTGTACCTTCGACGGCGTCGGACTCCGCTGGAGACGATTTTGCTTCCGCGGTGACAGCCTCTGATCCCAGAGAGGCGCCTTCGGCTGGCAActcgtcctcgacatcttcctcgacatcctcctcgacatcctcttcgacatcttcctcgccctcctcctcaacaaccttcttgaaatcctcctcaacatcctcctcaCTTCCGGTTAGATATCTTTCGCGCTTCACTACAGGCAGTGAGACGTTGGGATCGTGAAAGGGTTCGAGGTTTTCGAAGGTCAGAGGGCCGGGTGCCCACCATCCGGCCTCGATTTTTGGATCGGGGTTGTCAACCAGTTCAAAGTCCTGGTAAAAATATCGAGGGAGAGAGGTGTTCGAGTTGTTGCACCGTCTCATGGGGGTCATGAGCGCCAATGCTACACACGGCGTCAGTAAGAGCGCCTCCAACATGGGATA from Fusarium keratoplasticum isolate Fu6.1 chromosome 10, whole genome shotgun sequence includes these protein-coding regions:
- a CDS encoding Thioesterase domain-containing protein, which codes for MDSNPELIQPEDWLSPGASGHSIPAILMHDGGGTTFAYHCLNSLSRPVYGIHNPNFRSGEPFEGGLSDLARLYCGFVKEAVKSPEFPKRRNAEGKVKVILGGWSFGGHLSLEMAKQLEQDGSGVQVIGILMVDTIFPVARSKAAKITKDDSKEEGKSKNQILADRAMADARRMITDWTPPVWEAGQRPRIMLVRAKETVPMDGDGVSLVDLSREERNLGWDAYEKDMFADIIDVEGHHFNLFSFENIEGITKAMKEGLVKLELAALGA